The Daucus carota subsp. sativus chromosome 2, DH1 v3.0, whole genome shotgun sequence genome includes a window with the following:
- the LOC108206967 gene encoding polygalacturonase QRT3 isoform X2 has product MMGRAPILPSKIIWLLSYVITIHAFHDILSPAHHISAGHYRENTRKMHLDKVTFSQHDSTFRPPSPIRRPSLATPTTALLKTTPSTSDTSGVAGAREYHVITYGADPTGKNDSTDAILGAIADAVQGPGHGELMKGILNLGGVRINLDGGIYKISRPLRLPVAGRGNLVIHGGTLKASDDFPKDGYLIDLSASSKLEYIYEFVTLRDLLLDSNYRGGAIQVVDSLRTSIDNCYITHFTTTGINVQGGHETYIRNCYLGQHITAGADPGERDFSGTAIILNGNDNAVTDVVIFSAATGIVIEGQANTLSGVHCYNKATGFGGVGVYLKVPGLTQTRIVNCYLDYTGIVAEDPVQLHISSSFFLGDAFILLRSVNGIANGINIVDNMFSGSDKDIDIVQLDEKSCKFKNVKQVIVDRNNAKGMNMKSTIARGTVEGNNSSWMVDLSRDLLFPNLIRSVQYSLQPTGDQFPNHALRSVTDNRVVITTDVVVPASVTVTVDQ; this is encoded by the exons ATGATGGGAAGGGCTCCGATATTACCGTCGAAGATTATTTGGTTGCTGAGTTATGTCATAACCATTCATGCATTCCATGATATTCTATCACCGGCACATCATATTTCGGCAGGACACTACCGCGAAAACACACGAAAAATGCACCTAGACAAGGTCACATTTTCTCAACATGATTCCACATTTCGGCCACCCAGTCCTATTAGACGACCATCACTGGCTACTCCTACAACAGCTCTATTGAAAACCACTCCATCAACCTCA GATACAAGTGGCGTAGCAGGCGCGCGAGAGTATCACGTGATAACATACGGGGCAGATCCAACGGGGAAAAATGATAGTACAGATGCAATTCTTGGAGCAATAGCAGATGCAGTGCAAGGACCAGGCCACGGGGAGCTGATGAAAGGAATTTTGAATTTAGGCGGTGTGAGGATAAATCTTGACGGTGGAATATACAAAATTAGTCGCCCCTTACGCCTACCCGTCGCTGGCCGGGGTAACCTAGTG ATACACGGAGGAACTTTAAAGGCTTCAGATGACTTTCCAAAAGACGGTTATCTGATTGATCTATCTGCTTCATCTAAGCTCGAGTACATCTATGAATTCGTAACACTGAGAGACCTACTCCTAGACTCCAATTACAGAGGTGGAGCAATTCAAGTCGTGGACTCACTTAGAACTAGCATTGACAACTGCTACATCACGCATTTCACCACCACTGGTATAAATGTACAAGGTGGACACGAGACATACATTCGTAATTGCTATCTAGGACAACACATAACTGCTGGTGCCGATCCTGGGGAGAGAGATTTCTCAGGAACAGCAATAATCCTGAACGGCAACGACAATGCAGTCACAGATGTCGTAATTTTCTCAGCTGCCACTGGCATTGTCATCGAAGGCCAGGCTAATACACTTTCCGGGGTACATTGTTACAATAAGGCCACAGGCTTTGGCGGTGTGGGGGTTTATTTAAAAGTGCCTGGTTTAACACAAACACGAATTGTGAATTGCTATCTGGATTACACTGGCATCGTCGCAGAAGATCCCGTGCAACTCCACATTTCCAGTAGTTTTTTTCTCGGAGACGCGTTTATTCTACTCAGGTCCGTTAATGGAATTGCAAACGGAATAAATATTGTGGATAACATGTTCTCGGGGTCGGATAAGGATATCGATATCGTGCAATTGGATGAAAAAAGTTGCAAATTCAAGAATGTGAAACAAGTAATAGTTGACAGGAATAACGCCAAGGGAATGAATATGAAGTCAACAATTGCTCGTGGGACTGTGGAGGGAAATAACAGCTCCTGGATGGTTGATCTTAGTCGAGATTTGTTGTTTCCTAATCTTATAAGATCTGTTCAATATTCATTACAGCCCACCGGTGATCAGTTTCCGAATCACGCGTTACGCAGCGTGACAGATAATCGCGTTGTGATCACGACGGATGTGGTGGTTCCGGCCAGTGTTACTGTCACAGTGGATCAGTAA
- the LOC108209313 gene encoding UDP-glycosyltransferase 43-like yields MKKTANIVFIAAPTIGNLVPAVEFATQLTNTYPCLKATVLVITMSTRPLIDTFVDSRANVNAGNVSFVYLPPTEPPSPDQYNSFVGFMSLSIEKQKTHVKNALVDLMQTRSEPTNSVVPLAGLFVDMFCTSMIDVANEVGVNSYVYFASPASFLGFMLHLPVLTKLSAELDDSDAELRIPGFVKPVPVSVLPTFFLTRNKDDGCSWFEYNATKYKEAKGIIVNTFKELENHALDSVSADYVDLPPVYPVGPVVDRRGPAGWKVNEDHEVVRKWLDQQPEASVVFLCFGSMGSLKPAQVKEIAHGLEQSGHRFLWSLREPAKGKLDLPGNYTNPDAVLPDGFIDRTAGIGLVCGWVPQVMVLGHNAVGGFVSHCGWNSILESLWHGVPIATWPIYAEQQLNAFEMVKELKLSMEIRLDYRGGENDLVCKEEVAKGVRSLMELSDPAQELREKVKRMSQVSKNAVMENGSSFVALARLVHQLLPDI; encoded by the exons ATGAAGAAAACTGCAAACATCGTCTTCATCGCCGCTCCGACCATCGGAAACCTCGTCCCCGCAGTCGAGTTCGCAACTCAGTTAACCAACACATACCCATGTCTTAAAGCCACGGTACTAGTCATCACCATGTCTACTCGCCCACTCATCGACACCTTCGTTGACTCACGCGCCAACGTCAACGCCGGAAATGTCTCCTTCGTTTACCTCCCTCCCACAGAGCCGCCATCTCCAGACCAATATAATAGCTTCGTAGGCTTCATGTCTCTGtcgatcgagaaacagaaaacgCACGTGAAGAATGCACTCGTGGATCTCATGCAGACTCGATCCGAGCCAACGAACTCAGTTGTCCCCCTGGCCGGATTATTTGTTGACATGTTTTGTACGTCGATGATCGATGTAGCTAATGAAGTCGGAGTGAATTCTTATGTGTATTTTGCATCTCCGGCTTCATTTTTAGGCTTCATGCTGCACCTTCCAGTATTAACTAAATTAAGTGCTGAGTTGGATGACTCGGATGCTGAGTTGAGGATCCCGGGTTTTGTCAAGCCTGTTCCTGTATCGGTGTTGCCTACTTTCTTTCTCACAAGAAATAAGGATGATGGTTGCTCTTGGTTTGAGTATAACGCAACCAAATACAAAGAAGCGAAGGGTATTATAGTAAACACGTTCAAGGAATTGGAGAATCATGCTCTGGATTCTGTCTCTGCT GACTATGT TGACTTGCCACCGGTTTACCCGGTCGGTCCGGTTGTTGATCGTCGCGGACCGGCTGGATGGAAAGTCAACGAGGATCATGAGGTAGTCAGAAAATGGCTTGATCAACAACCGGAAGCGTCGGTAGTTTTTCTATGTTTTGGTAGTATGGGGAGTTTGAAACCGGCCCAGGTCAAAGAGATTGCGCATGGGCTAGAGCAATCCGGGCACCGGTTCTTGTGGTCACTGCGAGAACCGGCCAAGGGTAAATTGGACCTTCCAGGGAATTATACGAATCCTGACGCGGTATTGCCAGATGGGTTTATTGATCGGACGGCAGGGATTGGATTGGTATGTGGTTGGGTGCCACAAGTGATGGTATTAGGCCACAATGCAGTGGGAGGGTTTGTGTCACATTGTGGGTGGAACTCAATTTTGGAGAGCTTATGGCACGGGGTGCCAATTGCAACATGGCCTATTTATGCAGAGCAGCAGCTGAATGCATTTGAAATGGTGAAAGAGTTGAAGCTAAGTATGGAGATAAGGCTGGACTATAGAGGAGGTGAGAATGATTTAGTATGTAAAGAAGAGGTGGCCAAAGGAGTGAGGAGTTTGATGGAATTAAGTGATCCTGCTCAGGAGTTGAGAGAAAAGGTCAAGAGAATGAGTCAGGTGAGCAAGAATGCTGTGATGGAGAATGGCTCGTCATTTGTTGCTTTGGCTCGATTGGTTCACCAACTGCTGCCTGATATCTAG
- the LOC108207749 gene encoding protein AGENET DOMAIN (AGD)-CONTAINING P1-like, with translation MDFKRGDVVEIMGTEEGFEGSYFEAILISKVSNDHYIVQYNTLMNDDKSGPARAFVSGKDIQPVPEEIMPEKGFFLNDRVDVYYREGWWVGKITEKLENEYRVWFEHTGDEGVYSTTQTQMRLHRDWINGKWV, from the coding sequence ATGGATTTCAAAAGAGGGGATGTGGTGGAGATCATGGGCACCGAAGAAGGATTTGAGGGCTCTTATTTCGAGGCAATTCTGATTTCCAAGGTTTCCAACGATCACTACATTGTTCAGTACAATACTCTGATGAATGATGATAAGTCTGGGCCCGCAAGGGCATTTGTCTCCGGAAAAGACATACAACCGGTGCCGGAGGAGATCATGCCGGAAAAAGGGTTCTTTTTGAATGACAGGGTTGATGTTTATTACCGTGAGGGGTGGTGGGTTGGAAAAATAACCGAGAAACTCGAGAACGAGTACCGGGTTTGGTTTGAGCATACAGGGGATGAGGGTGTGTACTCAACCACTCAGACTCAGATGCGACTTCATCGGGATTGGATTAACGGTAAATGGGTTTGA
- the LOC108206967 gene encoding polygalacturonase QRT3 isoform X1, translated as MMGRAPILPSKIIWLLSYVITIHAFHDIPSPAHHISAGHYRENTRKMHLDKVTFSQHDSTFRPPSPIRRPSLTTPTTALLKTTPSTSDTSGVAGAREYHVITYGADPTGKNDSTDAILGAIADAVQGPGHGELMKGILNLGGVRINLDGGIYKISRPLRLPVAGRGNLVIHGGTLKASDDFPKDGYLIDLSASSKLEYIYEFVTLRDLLLDSNYRGGAIQVVDSLRTSIDNCYITHFTTTGINVQGGHETYIRNCYLGQHITAGADPGERDFSGTAIILNGNDNAVTDVVIFSAATGIVIEGQANTLSGVHCYNKATGFGGVGVYLKVPGLTQTRIVNCYLDYTGIVAEDPVQLHISSSFFLGDAFILLRSVNGIANGINIVDNMFSGSDKDIDIVQLDEKSCKFKNVKQVIVDRNNAKGMNMKSTIARGTVEGNNSSWMVDLSRDLLFPNLIRSVQYSLQPTGDQFPNHALRSVTDNRVVITTDVVVPASVTVTVDQ; from the exons ATGATGGGAAGGGCTCCGATATTACCGTCGAAGATTATTTGGCTGCTGAGTTATGTCATAACCATTCATGCATTCCATGATATTCCATCACCGGCACATCATATTTCGGCAGGACACTACCGCGAAAACACACGAAAAATGCACCTAGACAAGGTCACATTTTCTCAACATGATTCCACATTTCGGCCACCCAGTCCTATTAGACGACCATCACTGACTACTCCTACAACAGCTCTATTGAAAACCACTCCATCAACCTCA GATACAAGTGGCGTAGCAGGCGCGCGAGAGTATCACGTGATAACATACGGGGCAGATCCAACGGGGAAAAATGATAGTACAGATGCAATTCTTGGAGCAATAGCAGATGCAGTGCAAGGACCAGGCCACGGGGAGCTGATGAAAGGAATTTTGAATTTAGGCGGTGTTAGGATAAATCTTGACGGCGGAATTTACAAAATTAGTCGCCCCTTGCGCCTACCCGTCGCTGGCCGGGGTAACCTAGTG ATACACGGAGGAACTTTAAAGGCTTCAGATGACTTTCCAAAAGACGGTTATCTGATTGATCTATCTGCTTCATCTAAGCTCGAGTACATCTATGAATTCGTAACACTGAGAGACCTACTCCTAGACTCCAATTACAGAGGTGGAGCAATTCAAGTCGTGGACTCACTTAGAACTAGCATTGACAACTGCTACATCACGCATTTCACCACCACTGGTATAAATGTACAAGGTGGACACGAGACATACATTCGTAATTGCTATCTAGGACAACACATAACTGCTGGTGCCGATCCTGGGGAGAGAGATTTCTCAGGAACAGCAATAATCCTGAACGGCAACGACAATGCAGTCACAGATGTCGTAATTTTCTCAGCTGCCACTGGCATTGTCATCGAAGGCCAGGCTAATACACTTTCCGGGGTACATTGTTACAATAAGGCCACAGGCTTTGGCGGTGTGGGGGTTTATTTAAAAGTGCCTGGTTTAACACAAACACGAATTGTGAATTGCTATCTGGATTACACTGGCATCGTCGCAGAAGATCCCGTGCAACTCCACATTTCCAGTAGTTTTTTTCTCGGAGACGCGTTTATTCTACTCAGGTCCGTTAATGGAATTGCAAACGGAATAAATATTGTGGATAACATGTTCTCGGGGTCGGATAAGGATATCGATATCGTGCAATTGGATGAAAAAAGTTGCAAATTCAAGAATGTGAAACAAGTAATAGTTGACAGGAATAACGCCAAGGGAATGAATATGAAGTCAACAATTGCTCGTGGGACTGTGGAGGGAAATAACAGCTCCTGGATGGTTGATCTTAGTCGAGATTTGTTGTTTCCTAATCTTATAAGATCTGTTCAATATTCATTACAGCCCACCGGTGATCAGTTTCCGAATCACGCGTTACGCAGCGTGACAGATAATCGCGTTGTGATCACGACGGATGTGGTGGTTCCGGCCAGTGTTACTGTCACAGTGGATCAGTAA
- the LOC108209310 gene encoding UDP-glycosyltransferase 43-like, whose amino-acid sequence MKKSANLVFIAAPTIGNLVPVVEFATQLTHTYPSLTATVLVITMNRPLVDTFVDSRSTVNSGNVSFIHLPSLDPPSPDQYQTSVGFMSLLIDSQKPHVKKALVDLMHTQSERTDSVVPLAGLFVDMFCTAMIDVANELGVKSYVYFASPASFLGFMLHLPVLTRLSTELDDSDAELRIPGFVKPVPVSVLPTFFLTRNKDDGCSWFEYNARKYKEAKGIIVNTFKELENHALDSVSSEFSDLPPVYPVGPVVDRRGPAGWKFNPAHEKVRMWLDEQPEASVVFLCFGSMGSLKPAQVKEIAHGLEESGHRFLWSLREPGKSKLDLPGNYTNPDAVLPDGFIDRTAGIGLVCGWVPQVMVLGHNAVGGFVSHCGWNSILESLWHGVPIATWPLYAEQQLNAFEMVSELKLSIEIRLDYRGGENDLVCKEEVAKGVRSLMELSDPAQELREKVKRMSQVSKNAVMENGSSFVALARLVHQLLPDI is encoded by the coding sequence ATGAAGAAATCTGCAAACCTTGTTTTCATCGCCGCTCCTACAATCGGAAACCTTGTTCCTGTAGTCGAGTTCGCCACTCAGTTGACCCACACTTACCCATCTCTCACAGCCACCGTCCTAGTCATCACCATGAATCGCCCACTCGTAGACACCTTCGTGGACTCACGCTCCACCGTCAACTCCGGAAATGTCTCCTTCATTCATCTCCCCTCGTTAGACCCGCCCTCACCTGACCAATACCAGACGAGCGTAGGTTTCATGTCTCTTTTAATAGATTCTCAAAAACCACACGTCAAGAAAGCACTCGTCGATCTCATGCACACTCAGTCGGAGAGGACTGACTCAGTTGTCCCCCTCGCGGGATTATTTGTTGATATGTTTTGTACGGCGATGATTGATGTAGCTAATGAACTCGGTGTGAAAAGTTATGTATACTTCGCTTCTCCGGCTTCTTTTTTGGGCTTTATGTTGCACCTTCCAGTATTGACACGATTAAGTACTGAGTTGGATGACTCGGATGCTGAGTTGAGGATCCCGGGTTTTGTCAAGCCTGTTCCTGTATCGGTGTTGCCTACTTTTTTTCTTACAAGAAATAAGGATGATGGTTGCTCTTGGTTTGAGTATAACGCAAGAAAatacaaagaagcaaagggtatTATAGTAAACACGTTTAAGGAATTGGAGAATCATGCTCTGGATTCTGTTTCTTCTGAGTTTAGTGACTTGCCACCGGTTTACCCGGTCGGTCCGGTTGTTGATCGTCGCGGGCCGGCTGGTTGGAAGTTCAACCCGGCTCATGAGAAGGTCAGAATGTGGCTTGATGAACAGCCTGAGGCATCAGtagtttttttatgttttggaAGTATGGGGAGTTTGAAACCGGCCCAGGTTAAAGAGATTGCGCATGGGCTAGAGGAATCCGGGCACCGGTTCTTGTGGTCGCTACGAGAACCGGGTAAGAGTAAATTAGACCTTCCAGGGAATTATACGAATCCTGACGCGGTATTGCCAGATGGGTTTATTGATCGGACGGCAGGGATTGGATTGGTATGTGGTTGGGTGCCACAAGTGATGGTATTAGGCCACAATGCAGTGGGAGGGTTTGTGTCACATTGTGGTTGGAACTCAATATTGGAGAGCTTGTGGCACGGGGTGCCGATTGCAACATGGCCTCTATATGCAGAGCAACAGCTGAATGCATTTGAAATGGTGAGTGAGTTGAAGCTAAGTATAGAGATAAGGCTGGACTATAGAGGAGGTGAGAATGATTTAGTATGTAAAGAAGAGGTGGCCAAAGGAGTGAGGAGTTTGATGGAATTAAGTGATCCTGCTCAGGAGTTGAGAGAAAAAGTCAAGAGAATGAGTCAGGTGAGCAAGAATGCTGTGATGGAGAATGGTTCATCATTTGTTGCTTTGGCTCGATTGGTTCACCAACTCTTGCCTGATATCTAG
- the LOC108209311 gene encoding UDP-glycosyltransferase 43-like gives MKKTANIVFIAAPTIGNLVPAVEFATQLTNTYPCLKATVLVITMSTRPLIDTFVDSRANVNAGNVSFVYLPPTEPPSPDQYNSFVGFMSLSIEKQKTHVKNALVDLMQTRSEPTNSVVPLAGLFVDMFCTSMIDVANEVGVNSYVYFASPASFLGFMLHLPVLTKLSAELDDSDAELRIPGFVKPVPVSVLPTFFLTRNKDDGCSWFEYNATKYKEAKGIIVNTFKELENHALDSVSAVDLPPVYPVGPVVDRRGPAGWKVNEDHEVVRKWLDQQPEASVVFLCFGSMGSLKPAQVKEIAHGLEQSGHRFLWSLREPAKGKLDLPGNYTNPDAVLPDGFNDRTAGIGLVCGWVPQVMVLGHNAVGGFVSHCGWNSILESLWHGVPIATWPIYAEQQLNAFEMVKEFKFKLYCEYFSSINAIL, from the exons ATGAAGAAAACTGCAAACATCGTCTTCATCGCCGCTCCGACCATCGGAAACCTCGTCCCCGCAGTCGAGTTCGCAACTCAGTTAACCAACACATACCCATGTCTTAAAGCCACGGTACTAGTCATCACCATGTCTACTCGCCCACTCATCGACACCTTCGTTGACTCACGCGCCAACGTCAACGCCGGAAATGTCTCCTTCGTTTACCTCCCTCCCACAGAGCCGCCATCTCCAGACCAATATAATAGCTTCGTAGGCTTCATGTCTCTGtcgatcgagaaacagaaaacgCACGTGAAGAATGCACTCGTGGATCTCATGCAGACTCGATCCGAGCCAACGAACTCAGTTGTCCCCCTGGCCGGATTATTTGTTGACATGTTTTGTACGTCGATGATCGATGTAGCTAATGAAGTCGGAGTGAATTCTTATGTGTATTTTGCATCTCCGGCTTCATTTTTAGGCTTCATGCTGCACCTTCCAGTATTAACTAAATTAAGTGCTGAGTTGGATGACTCGGATGCTGAGTTGAGGATCCCGGGTTTTGTCAAGCCTGTTCCTGTATCGGTGTTGCCTACTTTCTTTCTCACAAGAAATAAGGATGATGGTTGCTCTTGGTTTGAGTATAACGCAACCAAATACAAAGAAGCGAAGGGTATTATAGTAAACACGTTCAAGGAATTGGAGAATCATGCTCTGGATTCTGTCTCTGCTGt TGACTTGCCACCGGTTTACCCGGTCGGTCCGGTTGTTGATCGTCGCGGACCGGCTGGATGGAAAGTCAACGAGGATCATGAGGTAGTCAGAAAATGGCTTGATCAACAACCGGAAGCGTCGGTAGTTTTTCTATGTTTTGGTAGTATGGGGAGTTTGAAACCGGCCCAGGTCAAAGAGATTGCGCATGGGCTAGAGCAATCCGGGCACCGGTTCTTGTGGTCACTGCGAGAACCGGCCAAGGGTAAATTGGACCTTCCAGGGAATTATACGAATCCTGACGCGGTATTGCCAGATGGGTTTAATGATCGGACGGCAGGGATTGGATTGGTATGTGGTTGGGTGCCACAAGTGATGGTATTAGGCCACAATGCAGTGGGAGGGTTTGTGTCACATTGTGGGTGGAACTCAATATTAGAGAGCTTATGGCACGGGGTGCCAATTGCAACATGGCCTATTTATGCAGAGCAGCAGCTGAATGCATTTGAAATGGTGAAAgagtttaaatttaaattatattgtgaatatttttctAGTATCAATGCAATTTTATAA